A DNA window from Tachysurus fulvidraco isolate hzauxx_2018 chromosome 4, HZAU_PFXX_2.0, whole genome shotgun sequence contains the following coding sequences:
- the LOC113655286 gene encoding glycine N-acyltransferase-like protein 3 isoform X2, whose translation MKVLNKQELKKAEEALRLFFPESQEVYGYVCLINRVDVDPTDVLVDQWPDFRVLLVKPGQQQDPDLIKDVCIFTKDKSCLMNILTRTDVLDWKQDMILSVDLQHEAMIKAVAANKSVPINKTVVGHSMRLQDPSKLKVERLSFQVSSVKESHAALINSKWEVGRGERTEPLIRNMIRNFPSCCVLDSEGRPVSWVLTYPSCAMGVMYTLPEHRQKGYAKALVTILAKKLHSDGCPVYCFIKLENQPSYRLLTSLGFTRDLPCRNAWLYFNQASMTP comes from the exons ATGAAGGTGTTGAACAAGCAGGAGCTGAAAAAAGCTGAGGAAGCACTCAGACTCTTCTTTCCTGAGTCACAAGAG GTGTATGGATATGTTTGTCTTATTAATCGAGTAGACGTCGATCCCACAGATGTGCTTGTGGACCAGTGGCCGGATTTCCGTGTGCTGCTTGTTAAACCGGGACAGCAGCAG GATCCAGACTTGATAAAAGATGTGTGCATTTTTACCAAGGACAAATCATGTCTCATGAACATACTAACCAGGACAGACGTTCTTGACTGGAAGCAAGACATGATTTTAA GTGTTGACCTGCAGCATGAGGCAATGATAAAGGCTGTAGCAGCGAACAAAAGTGTACCAATTAACAAAACAGTTGTTGGACACTCGATGAGATTGCAGGATCCATCTAAGCTTAAAGTGGAGAG GTTATCCTTTCAAGTGTCATCAGTTAAGGAGTCTCACGCTGCCTTGATTAACAGCAAATGGGAGGTGGGCAGGGGTGAACGCACTGAGCCCCTGATCAGGAACATGATCAGGAACTTCCCTTCGTGTTGCGTGCTGGATTCAGAGGGTCGGCCGGTGTCGTGGGTCTTGACTTACCCTTCCTGTGCGATGGGAGTAATGTACACGCTGCCGgagcacagacagaaaggctACGCCAAAGCCCTGGTCACCATATTGGCCAAGAAACTACATTCAGACGGCTGCCCAGTCTACTGCTTCATTAAGTTGGAGAACCAACCATCGTACAGGCTCTTGACCAGTTTAGGCTTCACCAGGGATCTGCCTTGTAGGAACGCTTGGCTTTATTTTAATCAGGCATCTATGACTCCATAA
- the LOC113655286 gene encoding glycine N-acyltransferase-like protein 3 isoform X5, protein MCFALLGHNDKSDNPEKVYGYVCLINRVDVDPTDVLVDQWPDFRVLLVKPGQQQDPDLIKDVCIFTKDKSCLMNILTRTDVLDWKQDMILSVDLQHEAMIKAVAANKSVPINKTVVGHSMRLQDPSKLKVERLSFQVSSVKESHAALINSKWEVGRGERTEPLIRNMIRNFPSCCVLDSEGRPVSWVLTYPSCAMGVMYTLPEHRQKGYAKALVTILAKKLHSDGCPVYCFIKLENQPSYRLLTSLGFTRDLPCRNAWLYFNQASMTP, encoded by the exons atgtgttttgcacttctcggccacaaCGACAAGTcggacaacccggaaaag GTGTATGGATATGTTTGTCTTATTAATCGAGTAGACGTCGATCCCACAGATGTGCTTGTGGACCAGTGGCCGGATTTCCGTGTGCTGCTTGTTAAACCGGGACAGCAGCAG GATCCAGACTTGATAAAAGATGTGTGCATTTTTACCAAGGACAAATCATGTCTCATGAACATACTAACCAGGACAGACGTTCTTGACTGGAAGCAAGACATGATTTTAA GTGTTGACCTGCAGCATGAGGCAATGATAAAGGCTGTAGCAGCGAACAAAAGTGTACCAATTAACAAAACAGTTGTTGGACACTCGATGAGATTGCAGGATCCATCTAAGCTTAAAGTGGAGAG GTTATCCTTTCAAGTGTCATCAGTTAAGGAGTCTCACGCTGCCTTGATTAACAGCAAATGGGAGGTGGGCAGGGGTGAACGCACTGAGCCCCTGATCAGGAACATGATCAGGAACTTCCCTTCGTGTTGCGTGCTGGATTCAGAGGGTCGGCCGGTGTCGTGGGTCTTGACTTACCCTTCCTGTGCGATGGGAGTAATGTACACGCTGCCGgagcacagacagaaaggctACGCCAAAGCCCTGGTCACCATATTGGCCAAGAAACTACATTCAGACGGCTGCCCAGTCTACTGCTTCATTAAGTTGGAGAACCAACCATCGTACAGGCTCTTGACCAGTTTAGGCTTCACCAGGGATCTGCCTTGTAGGAACGCTTGGCTTTATTTTAATCAGGCATCTATGACTCCATAA
- the LOC113655286 gene encoding glycine N-acyltransferase-like protein 3 isoform X3 has product MCFALLGHNDKSDNPEKVYGYVCLINRVDVDPTDVLVDQWPDFRVLLVKPGQQQLSCSFYIQDPDLIKDVCIFTKDKSCLMNILTRTDVLDWKQDMILSVDLQHEAMIKAVAANKSVPINKTVVGHSMRLQDPSKLKVERLSFQVSSVKESHAALINSKWEVGRGERTEPLIRNMIRNFPSCCVLDSEGRPVSWVLTYPSCAMGVMYTLPEHRQKGYAKALVTILAKKLHSDGCPVYCFIKLENQPSYRLLTSLGFTRDLPCRNAWLYFNQASMTP; this is encoded by the exons atgtgttttgcacttctcggccacaaCGACAAGTcggacaacccggaaaag GTGTATGGATATGTTTGTCTTATTAATCGAGTAGACGTCGATCCCACAGATGTGCTTGTGGACCAGTGGCCGGATTTCCGTGTGCTGCTTGTTAAACCGGGACAGCAGCAG TTGTCCTGTTCCTTTTATATACAGGATCCAGACTTGATAAAAGATGTGTGCATTTTTACCAAGGACAAATCATGTCTCATGAACATACTAACCAGGACAGACGTTCTTGACTGGAAGCAAGACATGATTTTAA GTGTTGACCTGCAGCATGAGGCAATGATAAAGGCTGTAGCAGCGAACAAAAGTGTACCAATTAACAAAACAGTTGTTGGACACTCGATGAGATTGCAGGATCCATCTAAGCTTAAAGTGGAGAG GTTATCCTTTCAAGTGTCATCAGTTAAGGAGTCTCACGCTGCCTTGATTAACAGCAAATGGGAGGTGGGCAGGGGTGAACGCACTGAGCCCCTGATCAGGAACATGATCAGGAACTTCCCTTCGTGTTGCGTGCTGGATTCAGAGGGTCGGCCGGTGTCGTGGGTCTTGACTTACCCTTCCTGTGCGATGGGAGTAATGTACACGCTGCCGgagcacagacagaaaggctACGCCAAAGCCCTGGTCACCATATTGGCCAAGAAACTACATTCAGACGGCTGCCCAGTCTACTGCTTCATTAAGTTGGAGAACCAACCATCGTACAGGCTCTTGACCAGTTTAGGCTTCACCAGGGATCTGCCTTGTAGGAACGCTTGGCTTTATTTTAATCAGGCATCTATGACTCCATAA
- the LOC113655286 gene encoding glycine N-acyltransferase-like protein 3 isoform X6 — protein sequence MATKSDNSETVYGYVCLINRVDVDPTDVLVDQWPDFRVLLVKPGQQQDPDLIKDVCIFTKDKSCLMNILTRTDVLDWKQDMILSVDLQHEAMIKAVAANKSVPINKTVVGHSMRLQDPSKLKVERLSFQVSSVKESHAALINSKWEVGRGERTEPLIRNMIRNFPSCCVLDSEGRPVSWVLTYPSCAMGVMYTLPEHRQKGYAKALVTILAKKLHSDGCPVYCFIKLENQPSYRLLTSLGFTRDLPCRNAWLYFNQASMTP from the exons ATGGCTACGAAGTCAGACAActcggaaacg GTGTATGGATATGTTTGTCTTATTAATCGAGTAGACGTCGATCCCACAGATGTGCTTGTGGACCAGTGGCCGGATTTCCGTGTGCTGCTTGTTAAACCGGGACAGCAGCAG GATCCAGACTTGATAAAAGATGTGTGCATTTTTACCAAGGACAAATCATGTCTCATGAACATACTAACCAGGACAGACGTTCTTGACTGGAAGCAAGACATGATTTTAA GTGTTGACCTGCAGCATGAGGCAATGATAAAGGCTGTAGCAGCGAACAAAAGTGTACCAATTAACAAAACAGTTGTTGGACACTCGATGAGATTGCAGGATCCATCTAAGCTTAAAGTGGAGAG GTTATCCTTTCAAGTGTCATCAGTTAAGGAGTCTCACGCTGCCTTGATTAACAGCAAATGGGAGGTGGGCAGGGGTGAACGCACTGAGCCCCTGATCAGGAACATGATCAGGAACTTCCCTTCGTGTTGCGTGCTGGATTCAGAGGGTCGGCCGGTGTCGTGGGTCTTGACTTACCCTTCCTGTGCGATGGGAGTAATGTACACGCTGCCGgagcacagacagaaaggctACGCCAAAGCCCTGGTCACCATATTGGCCAAGAAACTACATTCAGACGGCTGCCCAGTCTACTGCTTCATTAAGTTGGAGAACCAACCATCGTACAGGCTCTTGACCAGTTTAGGCTTCACCAGGGATCTGCCTTGTAGGAACGCTTGGCTTTATTTTAATCAGGCATCTATGACTCCATAA
- the LOC113655286 gene encoding glycine N-acyltransferase-like protein 3 isoform X1, with translation MKVLNKQELKKAEEALRLFFPESQEVYGYVCLINRVDVDPTDVLVDQWPDFRVLLVKPGQQQLSCSFYIQDPDLIKDVCIFTKDKSCLMNILTRTDVLDWKQDMILSVDLQHEAMIKAVAANKSVPINKTVVGHSMRLQDPSKLKVERLSFQVSSVKESHAALINSKWEVGRGERTEPLIRNMIRNFPSCCVLDSEGRPVSWVLTYPSCAMGVMYTLPEHRQKGYAKALVTILAKKLHSDGCPVYCFIKLENQPSYRLLTSLGFTRDLPCRNAWLYFNQASMTP, from the exons ATGAAGGTGTTGAACAAGCAGGAGCTGAAAAAAGCTGAGGAAGCACTCAGACTCTTCTTTCCTGAGTCACAAGAG GTGTATGGATATGTTTGTCTTATTAATCGAGTAGACGTCGATCCCACAGATGTGCTTGTGGACCAGTGGCCGGATTTCCGTGTGCTGCTTGTTAAACCGGGACAGCAGCAG TTGTCCTGTTCCTTTTATATACAGGATCCAGACTTGATAAAAGATGTGTGCATTTTTACCAAGGACAAATCATGTCTCATGAACATACTAACCAGGACAGACGTTCTTGACTGGAAGCAAGACATGATTTTAA GTGTTGACCTGCAGCATGAGGCAATGATAAAGGCTGTAGCAGCGAACAAAAGTGTACCAATTAACAAAACAGTTGTTGGACACTCGATGAGATTGCAGGATCCATCTAAGCTTAAAGTGGAGAG GTTATCCTTTCAAGTGTCATCAGTTAAGGAGTCTCACGCTGCCTTGATTAACAGCAAATGGGAGGTGGGCAGGGGTGAACGCACTGAGCCCCTGATCAGGAACATGATCAGGAACTTCCCTTCGTGTTGCGTGCTGGATTCAGAGGGTCGGCCGGTGTCGTGGGTCTTGACTTACCCTTCCTGTGCGATGGGAGTAATGTACACGCTGCCGgagcacagacagaaaggctACGCCAAAGCCCTGGTCACCATATTGGCCAAGAAACTACATTCAGACGGCTGCCCAGTCTACTGCTTCATTAAGTTGGAGAACCAACCATCGTACAGGCTCTTGACCAGTTTAGGCTTCACCAGGGATCTGCCTTGTAGGAACGCTTGGCTTTATTTTAATCAGGCATCTATGACTCCATAA
- the LOC113655286 gene encoding putative glycine N-acyltransferase-like protein 1B isoform X4, with amino-acid sequence MATKSDNSETVYGYVCLINRVDVDPTDVLVDQWPDFRVLLVKPGQQQLSCSFYIQDPDLIKDVCIFTKDKSCLMNILTRTDVLDWKQDMILSVDLQHEAMIKAVAANKSVPINKTVVGHSMRLQDPSKLKVERLSFQVSSVKESHAALINSKWEVGRGERTEPLIRNMIRNFPSCCVLDSEGRPVSWVLTYPSCAMGVMYTLPEHRQKGYAKALVTILAKKLHSDGCPVYCFIKLENQPSYRLLTSLGFTRDLPCRNAWLYFNQASMTP; translated from the exons ATGGCTACGAAGTCAGACAActcggaaacg GTGTATGGATATGTTTGTCTTATTAATCGAGTAGACGTCGATCCCACAGATGTGCTTGTGGACCAGTGGCCGGATTTCCGTGTGCTGCTTGTTAAACCGGGACAGCAGCAG TTGTCCTGTTCCTTTTATATACAGGATCCAGACTTGATAAAAGATGTGTGCATTTTTACCAAGGACAAATCATGTCTCATGAACATACTAACCAGGACAGACGTTCTTGACTGGAAGCAAGACATGATTTTAA GTGTTGACCTGCAGCATGAGGCAATGATAAAGGCTGTAGCAGCGAACAAAAGTGTACCAATTAACAAAACAGTTGTTGGACACTCGATGAGATTGCAGGATCCATCTAAGCTTAAAGTGGAGAG GTTATCCTTTCAAGTGTCATCAGTTAAGGAGTCTCACGCTGCCTTGATTAACAGCAAATGGGAGGTGGGCAGGGGTGAACGCACTGAGCCCCTGATCAGGAACATGATCAGGAACTTCCCTTCGTGTTGCGTGCTGGATTCAGAGGGTCGGCCGGTGTCGTGGGTCTTGACTTACCCTTCCTGTGCGATGGGAGTAATGTACACGCTGCCGgagcacagacagaaaggctACGCCAAAGCCCTGGTCACCATATTGGCCAAGAAACTACATTCAGACGGCTGCCCAGTCTACTGCTTCATTAAGTTGGAGAACCAACCATCGTACAGGCTCTTGACCAGTTTAGGCTTCACCAGGGATCTGCCTTGTAGGAACGCTTGGCTTTATTTTAATCAGGCATCTATGACTCCATAA